Genomic DNA from Solanum pennellii chromosome 3, SPENNV200:
attttatatgagATAATTTGACTTGAtacgaaatttaagaaagaaaagaagatttttaAAACTTGCAATTCAAAATGAATGATACTTAAAAATTCGTGTGGCTGTAAATCATTTAATTAAGGGTAATANNNNNNNNNNNNNNNNNNNNNNNNNNNNNNNNNNNNNNNNNNNNNNNNNNNNNNNNNNNNNNNNNNNNNNNNNNNNNNNNNNNNNNNNNNNNNNNNNNNNNNNNgtaatatatatatatatatatatatatatatatatatatatattatagttaaattattacttaatatatcattcatttttagactgattaaaaaggaaagtaaatcACACAGAGAAAGTAGAAATTTATTTAGTAACAAAAATAGTTGTTTCTCTTAAaggatattttaattaattttcaggAATATGAGATATGCAGTGGAAAATCATTGAAAAGGGAAGAGTATCACAAAATGCTTGTAGAAATCATTCGTGAGACAAAAATTACAGGGTTGGGAGCCAAAGATGTATTGTTGTACTTGTTTGGTGTCCCATTTATTACATTATTCATCAAGCAAAGTGTTATTCCACAAGCCATCCCTAATTACATCTTTGTTCCTGGTGTCACTTCAGCAACTGTTTTTCTTCTAGCCAAATTCCATATgatttaaatatctttttattataaaaatcttACTTGTCTTTTATTCCATCATGATATTTTAATTGtgaaatgtatatatttatgtgtatACTATATATGTGATCATTTTTATATGGTTTCTAAGCAACTACCATGAATCAACTACTGCCCAATCACCAATTTCAACTAATCAACATGTATTCACAGTCTCGAGCTCAATTTAAGCGACAAGAAGCCATAGCCTACCTCGAAGCAGACCACACACGCTCCAAAATCATAATTCTGGAGCTTTACCCTTTTGGACAATATTCGAAAATTGTCACACTATCAAAAATAGAATCACAACATCTATAGGGACATTTTGACATCAAAAGCACAACAATTGGAGCCGGACCCAAAATTGAGTCAAAAACGAAAAAATGGGAGTTAATATCTCAGATTGTCACTCAACTTTGACTAGTTTActtagaaagtcactcaactttgttttatcactcaaaagtcactcaactattgatatttcactttgaaagtcactcaactaatgatattttacttaaaaagtCATccaattaatttcaataatttcttCATTAAATTTTGCTGAAatacaatttcattttaaactaattttaaaaaaaaatgtgcaatttaactatttattgaattttaattattgtaatatatatttttttaaaataataaaaaattgctATTGTGCATCTTTTTTATTACCCCTTCTAATTTAGTAAAAGATTGCTATTTAAAACGTATAGTGCAAttgacaaattaaaattaaacttacACAGTAGCAACTAagataaaaaattgtttttctatTCTCGCAAATGTTTTACTGGAAGTCTGAAATAAACGTgctaaaaaaatgttattgttcGTTTTCAATTCAATATCTAAAGAGGgtcaataaataagaaaataaaaataaatatcttattaattcttagaaaacaattttaaataaacttagattttaacaaaataaattattgaaatttgttGGGTGACGTtctaagtgaaatatcaatagTTCAGTGACTTTCTAAGTAAAACACTAATAGTTGAGTGATTTTTGAGTTATAGAgtaaagttgagtgactttacAAGTAAACAactcaaagttgagtgactttcgcAAAGTTAAGTAACCATATGAGATATTATCTCCGAAAAATGGAATTGGCGtgagaaatttcaaaattgactCCGTCAGTAA
This window encodes:
- the LOC107014960 gene encoding uncharacterized protein LOC107014960, which translates into the protein MGQSLKKFANGEQSDNIGPIIDNCYLTHFNNTEKWSLAQFCRAVCQTVEDINKKLGCTQLRVPEIATLERLHQEYEICSGKSLKREEYHKMLVEIIRETKITGLGAKDVLLYLFGVPFITLFIKQSVIPQAIPNYIFVPGVTSATVFLLAKFHMI